Below is a genomic region from Strix aluco isolate bStrAlu1 chromosome 14, bStrAlu1.hap1, whole genome shotgun sequence.
GAGCTGCAGGTCCGTATCCTTCTGCACAATTGCCTGTTGTACACATGCCAACACTGCTCTGAAGCCCTCAGCTGAAACAGCGAGAACAGGCACGTGGTGTGCTGGATGCTGCATCCATAACGCACgtcccctgcagccctggctggTGAGAGGCCGCAGAGGTGCCACCTCCACCGGTGACTGGCCCCGTGACTGAGGCCGCACCGCGCTGGCTGCAGCTCCCTCTGGGTTTTGGAGCGGCCCTCAAAGGTCTCTGCACTGAGAAGTTCAAGGAGCCACGTATGATGGCTGTGAAAGCCAGTGTCGGGGCAGGGGAGAACAGAGAAGCTGGTTCTTTCCTTCCCACTGCAGAGTTGAGCCTGGCATGTGCTCCTCTGAGAGCACCTGGCTCCAGGGAACTGCACGTTTTCCAAACGATACCTGAGTGAGAGACAGTTAGCAGAGGTGGGAGCCTGAAGAATCTGCAGATGGCGAGTGGTCAGGAGTTGGAGGACTTCTGGAGGCTCTGGACTGTGGCTGGGTGCCTGCCAGGAGCTATGGGTGGGCAATATTCCCTTTGAAAACCAGTCGAGAGCTCGGCGTGTCTTTGGCCTGGAGCCCTGGTATTTCTCTAGCTGGGAACGAGATGTCCTCAGGCTGCAGCCTCGGTGCTGCTCAGGCACTGCTGGAAAGGGAAGCGGCCTGGACGGGTGGTGGGGATCGTTCCCAAGAAACTTGGGAGTTTGGGGCCAGTGAGGATCTGTTCCTCCCGCAGCTGTGCGGGGTGCAGAGAAGGAGTCCCCCCTCCCGTGCATCGCCCTACCGGCTGCCTTCTCGTCTAGACAAAGCCTGGTTTCCAGAGAAGCCCACCTACCTGGTAGTTAGCAGAGTCATGTGGCTGCGGCACTTAATTAATAAAAAGCCGATATAAATTCCAGTAAGCATGTGGGGAGGAGGACATCGAGGCAGAGAGCGGTAGCGGCGCTCCCAGCGAGCTCGGTGGAGCAGCAAGCAGCGAGCCCCTCTCTGCTCGGAGAGGTCAGTGCTTACAACGGGAAGGGTCTGGGGGCTTTCGGGGCGCGACACCCACGGCTGTGGGGCTCCCCATGGCACGGAGGGGTCTGTCCCGGCAAACAGCTGGGCAGTTTTGTGGGGATGGGGAGGTGAGGAGCGGCTGGCAGAGCTCTGGGCTACTGGAGCCAGGGCTGGAGCCCTGAGGCTGCCAAAGCAGCAGGTGCTGGGTTTCACGAGACTCGGCTGCTGGCTGGGGGTCCCCCTCCTGGCCCATTTTCTTTCACTCCCTAAGAGCCCCCCTGTTTTTTACAGCCTTCAGACCCCCAAAGCCCACAGCCTGACCCTGCAGCATCTGCTGTCCCCCAGCTCAGCTCGCCCAATCCTTCCCCCAGTTGCACCTGGGGTGGATCCTCCTCCCCACCGAGCGCCTCCAGCCCAGCCTCACCCTCTTCCCAGCATTATACCTTCACCTTCACCTTCCTCCCTTCTGCTGGATCCCCCCAcgtgcagggagggggaagcaaaCTCTGCAAGGGGCAGGTAAAATCCCCAGGCTGGTCCAACCAGGGGGACATGTCCTGATGACGGTGTCCACGTCCCAGGCAGAGGAGGTTTTGCATCCAAACGCTTCTCGCACAGAAGCCGTGCAGCCGGGCACCAGCGGGTTCTTCAGGTAACTGGGTGGCACGGAGGGGCTGGAGCCCCCTGCGAGGGCCTTGGCTGGGACATCCAGCCCATCACTGCAGTCCTTAAGCAAAACACTTTATCTTCTCAAAGCCCCACGTTTGTTTATTGTGCCCAAACCCTGTGGTTTGGTTATAAAAGGAGTTGTAGCAAAGCAGTCTGTCGTTTCCCAGGGACTTTTGGGGAGATTTCTGTTACAGCTGCTCCAACTGCAACGTGCAGGAGGTCTCTCGTGTTTCAACCACGTCATGTCGCTCCTGCCTGTTCCCCGGGGCTCCTGCCTGCCACGCTGCAAACCTGCCTGTACGGCCAGGCACGGAAACGTGGCTCAAGGGCTGGTGGCTGGAGCGCGAGGGAGAAAGCGGGACTGGGAGAGGGAGGCTGGGCAAGAAGCAGGGAGGTGCCAGGCCATGAGTCGTGCTGCCCTCGGCACTGCTGTGGAAAAAGCTGCTGGTGGGTACACGGCTGCCTCTGTGGTGGTACTTGGGGACCTTGTGAGACCCCAGTGCTGGCTGTTGTCTGCAAGGTCCTGGTTGCAGAGGTAGATCAGGTGGTAAATACTAGCTTCTGGTCTTTAAAACTAGTGGAGTTTTCACACTCTGTGAACACAAgtgcctggcaggagctgtgctggaTGTTTTGGCCACATCCCGTGCTCATGCAGGCGCTGAATGCACGGTGCTGTGATGGTCTGGTGGCTGCTGAAGGGGAGACCCTGAACCACTGCAAAAAAGATCAAATCTCAGTCCATCCTCTGCTGCTCATCCCCTCCGCGGCGAGATCATGAATGTGCCCGCATGTGGAGTGTCCCACCGCATGTGTGTCAGCTCTGGAGGGTCCACGTGAAGCTCCCGGGCGTGTGGTGGCCCCAGAAAGGCTCTCAAGTCCAAGAGAGCAAACAGCCGGGCATGGCAGTGGTGCCGGCAGCAGGGCAGGCGCAGGAGCCAGGCCAAGCTGCCAGCGGGTGGGCTGACGCTGGCCGGGACCCCTCTGCGCAGGTTGTCCCCCAGGACCATGCTGaacatgctgctgctgtgctgcggGCTGCTGCAGGGGATCCAGGCCATCCTCACCGCCGACCTCAGCTGCGGCCACCTGCAGAAGGTGAGCGGTGGGCTGGAGGGGACGGACAGAGCCCGCTACTCCAGCCTGCTACGGAAAGTCAAGGAGGTGTCTGCAGAGCCGGCGGGTGAGTCCTGTGGCCcccctctctcctgctgctccccCCCAGCCGCTCACTGGCATACCCAGGGCCCCAAAATTGAAATGGAGATCCCACACCCAGGCTCAGATGCAGGGGATCCCCTTAAAGCAGAGCAGCTTCTCCTACCACTGGCTAGTGAGAGCAGCCTGTCAGCCACAGGGAGTGAAGGGCTTTTTTGTGGGGACCATGGGGAGCAGAATCACAGCTgaccagccccagcagcctcctTATCCAGCCTTTCTGTATCTCGCAGGAGCTCTCCCCAGGCTGGGGTTTGAGCAGATGGCCCTGGAGGTCCAAGAAGCCAACGGTGACCTTGTGCAGAGAGGCGGTGCGCTGGAACCTCAGGTAATGCTTCCTGAGCTTTCTTACAGACACCCCAAATTGTGGGGTGGCCTTGGGCAATGGCAGCCTTCTCTGTGCCCCTGGGGCCCGGGCTGGTTTGGAGCCCAACATGGTGCTGCCTGGGAAGGGAGTATCTGTTCATTGCCTGCTGCGGAGCAGCCAGGAGTGGGATGAGCTGAGGCTGCCCAGAGCTGCAAGTGGCTCCGGCACTCAAAGGAGGGTGGTCCAAGCTCGTACTCCTGCAACCCATTTAACGAACCTCAAGCGCAGTCCAGGAAGCCTCCGCAGAGCAGGAGCTCAGTGGGCAGTTGCTGTGTTTTGCCTGGCTCGGCCCCTGGTGCCTCTGTTCAGGCAGAAGGCACTGCACCCTTCATTAAAGTTGAGGCTGAGCTTCAAAATAAATGTATGCATAAAGGCCTTGAGACATGGTGGACTGGGCTCAGCAGTGATTTCTAACAGACAGAGCCTGGAGTTGAGCACGACAGCGctctctgctgctggcagtggcagGTTTCAGCAGCCACCCTCGGCTCTCCCCCACGCAGTTCTTTATTTCTGGCACAGTCGTCCAGCACCAactctttccctcctcttcctcttctctctccag
It encodes:
- the AGRP gene encoding agouti-related protein is translated as MLNMLLLCCGLLQGIQAILTADLSCGHLQKVSGGLEGTDRARYSSLLRKVKEVSAEPAGALPRLGFEQMALEVQEANGDLVQRGGALEPQASSTELQAAGREERSPRRCVRLLESCLGHQVPCCDPCATCYCRFFNAFCYCRKISTSFPCGKN